AATCGCCGATGACAAAGATCTGTGACAAGGCATGGCCCAAACGCTGCTTCAATTGATCCGGCGACGTCAACGCGATGTGCCACCAGACCTGATACCGATAAAGCGAAATGCCGATCCCATCTTGTTCCGGGTCGGTACCGTCCAAGTGAAGCAGGTCGTAGGCGGTTTCTTGATGCGATGTCGTAGGGATTTCGAACTGGTCGTCGATCCATTCGCTCAATGCCAGACGAATACCGATCTGATTAATCCGTGTCGCAAGAGCATCGATGGACTCTTCTGTCGGTCCGAACGTCGCTTTGGAAAGAAACTGCGCCGCTTGAATCTTCGCCCGTACCAATCGTGCGTCGCGTGAATTGCTGACCGGAAACTCGCCACCGTCAGCAGCGTTTGGCCAAGATGCTTGACTGACAAACAAGGCGATGACCACAGCGACAAGTCGACTTAGAAACACAGTCCCAAGATGCCGCAGCGGAATCTTCCACAAATCTTGACGATCACGAATTTGCCCGACGGCCATGACCAACACCTGCATGATGCGAAGAAGAAGCTCGCACAGGTCGAAAAGGGGTCAGGACTCTTTAACCACCAATGCAGGCGGAATCACCCCCGACCGAAGACCTGTCAGGGTCCGAGATTAACGATTGGGAAATCAAGATGCAAAGCACAATGTCACTCATCCTGGCCTTAGATTGAAATTTATTGCAGATACGCCCCCCTTCGGGACGGTTTTCCAGCGTTTTGTACACTGTGCAGTGTGAACATCGCGATTTACGGACTCGATCCGCATCGCCCGAACTCGAATCATTCACAACGGTTCCATGTTCGGTGGCCCGGTATAAGATTGCATAAGAAACGCACCTCTCGGTCATCCGAAGCGAAACGTCCCAGCACCAAAAGTCCCAGAATCAAAAGTCACTGCACGGCAGCTTTACGTCACCTTATGGATCAGCCCATCAAGCTTACCGATCGATTCGGACGGGTTCACCGTTCGCTGCGTCTGAGCGTGACAGACCGCTGCAACCTGCGATGTTTCTATTGCATGCCTGCCGAAGGGGCGACCTTCGTGCCTCGGCCCACCTTGCTGACTTTTGAAGAGATCACTCGCATTGTTCGTTTACTAAGCGAGCGTTGTGGGATCAAGAAACTTCGCCTGACCGGCGGCGAGCCCTTGGTGCGGCGCGAAATCACGAAGCTTGTCGCGATGTTGGCAGAACTCGAAAGCCTGACCGAGCTATCGCTGACGACCAACGCGGTCTTATTGGAATCGATGGCGGCTGAACTTCGTCAAGCCGGACTGAACCGAATCAACATCAGCCTTGATACCCTAGATGAGGCGACGTTCGAAAAGCTGACTCGCCGCCAAGGCCTGGACAAAGTCTTGCGGGGAATCGATGCGGCGATCGCGGCGGGATTCGAACGCATCAAACTAAACACCACCGCGATTCGCGGCGTTACCGAAGACGCGATCGTTCGCTTAGTACGTTTCGCATTCGACAAAGGAGTGCAGATTCGTTTCATCGAATTCATGCCATTGGACGCCGAACGTAATTGGACCGATCAAGGCGTTCTTAGCGGCGATGACATCCGCCAGATCATCGAAGCGAACTTCGGCCCGATGATGGACTGTCGAACCGACCCGTCGCAACCGGCGACGGACTTTGAGGTGGCCGGCTACGGTTCGATCGGGCTGATCGAATCGGTGTCCAAACCGTTCTGTGAATCTTGCGACAGGATTCGATTAACCGCCGACGGGTCGATTCGAAATTGTCTGTTCTCTCAGGACGAATTTCCGATCCGAGATCTGCTGCGAAGCGGTGCCAGCGATGGCGAGTTAATTGAGCGATTCGCAATGGCTGTGGAGGGAAAACAACCCGGCCATGGGATTGGCGAGGCCGGGTTCGTTCCCCCTGATCGCCCGATGTACTCCATCGGCGGCTAGTTCGGCAGATCATCTGCTGGGGGGAGCAAGCGGTTTGGTCTGGAGATTTGCCAACCGAACCGGGTTGCGGTGCATCATTCAGCCACTGTTAGCGAGGCGGCTGAGCGAGTAGATTAGCCGCCATGAACGATCTATTTCAATTAAACGACGATGTGGCGACCGTGATCGGCGGTACGGGTGAACTTGGCGGCCTGATGGCGGAGGCTGTCGGATCCTATGGTGCCAAAGTTGCCGTGCTGGGCCGAAACGCCGAACGTGGCAACGCTCGCGCTCAAAAAATCATCGACGCTGGTGGCCAAGCCAAGTTTTTCGCCGCCGACGGTCTGAAGGCCGAATCGCTTGACGATGCCCGCAAAGCGATCGCGGATTGGGCTGGTGCACCGACATCAGTGCTGATCAATGCGGCAGGCGGGAATCGGCCTGAGGCGACCATCCCACCCGGTGGTGACTTTTGTAAGTTGCCCCTGGATGCGTGGCGTGACGTGTTCGATTTGAACTTGGTTGGCGGGGCCTTGTTGCCATGCCAAATTTTCGGCCAAGACATGATCGACGCCGGCGTCGGTAGCATCATTAATATCGCTTCGATGAGCGGCATGATTCCGTTGTCTCGCGTCGTTGCGTACTCGGCCGCTAAAAGTGCGGTGATTAATCTGACGATGTGGCTCTCACGCGAATGGGCGACCACCGGAGTCCGCGTTAACGCAATCAGCCCCGGATTCTTTCCGGCCGAGCAGAATCGCAAATTGCTTTTCAACGACGATGGAAGCTACACCGAACGTGGCGGCCAGATCATTGGGCACACCCCGATGGGTCGGTTCGGCAATCCCGATGAATTGGCCGGCGCGACCGTCTGGCTGGCCAGCCGCAATGCGTCATCGTTCGTTACCGGACAAAACATTGCCATCGATGGCGGCTTCGCTTCGGTCACCATTTGATCCCATCGATCGCAACTTAAATTTCCCAAGAATACCTCCTGTCAATTCAGACGAACTTCAATGATCGAATTACGTTCCGATGCCAAATACTCGTTGATCATCCCAACCAGCATGGGCATCCGCCTGACGCCAGTTGACCATCAACCGTTTCATTGCAGCGACACCTTCAAGATGCAAGCGACCAGCGCCGAATCCAACGTCGGCAGCGTGTCGTCGTTCCTCGGCTTGCCAGTCAAAATCCTGACGGCGTTCGTCGAAGGCAGCCCGATCGCACGATTCATCAAAGACGACTTGGCTCGCCGTCACATGGATTATGAAGGCCCCGAATTTGTCCAAGACAATCCTTGGGGCGTTCGGCACCAAATCAACATGGCCGACAGTGGCTGGGGATCGCGCGGTCCTCGTGTCCAAAACGACCGTGCCGGCGAGGTCGGACGTAAACTGAACGTCAAAGATTTCGATCTCGAACGGATCTTCGGTGGCGAAGGTGCCAAAATCGTTCACATGAGCGGACTGATCGCGGCGCTTTCGGAAGAAACCAGCCAGTTCTGCCTGGAGATCGCGCGAGCGGCGAAGAAGCACAACGCGCGTATCTCGTTCGACCTCAATCACCGAGCGTCGTTCTGGGTTGGCCGTGAAGAAGAACTCTCAGCCGCCTTCAAAGAGATCGCCAGCCTGTCTGACATCCTGATCGGCAACGAAGAAGATTTCCAACTTTGCTTGGATATCGAAGGCCCCGAAGCGGGTGGCAAAGACATCGGTGCAAAGATCGATGGCTTTAAAGAAATGATCGGACGCGTGAAGAAGGAATACGGCGGCGCGACCTTGTTCGCGACGACTTTGCGAGAAGTCGAATCGGCAAACCATCACCACTGGGGCGCGATCGTTTCCCACGGCGATGACTTCGTCGTTGTCGAGCCACGTTCCATCGGCGTTTACGATCGAATCGGCGGCGGAGACGGATTCGTTGGCGGTCTGCTGTACGGCGTCCTCAATGGCTGGGATGCCGAAAAGAGCACTCAGTTCGGATGGGCAACCGGGGCTTTGGCCGCAACTTCGGCAACCGATTACGGGCAGCCAGCTGACGAAGACCAAGTCTGGAGCATCTGGAAAGGCAACGCTCGCGTCCAACGCTAGTTTCCTAGGTGGCACCTCGTCACAACTGAATCATCGCAAACGCTCGTCGGATACCGGCGGGCGTTTGCTTTTGGCAGTGACTTAATATCGCCTCCGGCAGATAACCAAACTGTTGGCAAAATTTGGTCCTCAGCCCCGCACGGGCGATGTGATCGATCTGACGGCTGCCAGGCAATGCATGCCGTCTTTACAGCGAGAAATCGGACAATCGCGAAAGGTTGTCCCCTCAACATTCGGGTTCATCGTCTCTTTTGAACCAATCTCGACCGGCAGATTGGCAATCCGGTAGGATACCAACGGAATTCATTAGGGAATCGACACCGGCGGAATCCGACGGACGCGACCAGTCGAACCGGGTTACTCGGCCCGATTGGCGGAAATGAAGTCGCCCGTGGATTCCATGTTCAATGTATCAAGAACCCGCTATTTAGTTGACACGAATGGGACTGTACGACCGCGACTATGGTCGCGATGACGAATTGTCACCTTGGGAGCGCCATCAGCGATCTCAACAACCTAAAAGCATCGCCATCATCTTGCTGGCGGTGACTTGTGGTGCTTGGGTTCTCGATATCTTGACCACCAGGAACGCGGGCGGAGTTCGCGTCAGCGTCATCGGCGAATGGCTGGCTTGCTACGGCACCACGGTGATTCACCCGTGGTATTGGTACCAGTTTCTGACTTATGGGTTCGTGCACGATATCGAACGGCCGTTCCATATCCTGTTCAATATGTTCAACCTGTACTTCTTTGGCCGGGCATTGGAAATGCGGCTGGGGAGATGGGAATTCCTGCGTTTCTACCTGGCCTCGATCGTGTTCGCCGGGATTCTTGGCGCAGTGACCTACTGGATCATTGGAAATCCTAACGGCAGTTTCATTGGGGCCAGCGGGGCCGTATCAGCTTTGTTGATACTGTTCGTCTGCTTTGACCCACATGCCGAACTGGATCTCTTTGGTGCAATTCGAGTCAAAGCACTTTGGATTGTTGCGGCATTCTTGATTTGGAACGTACTCGGTTCACTGCAAATGTTCAGCGCCGCGGGCCAAGCCGGCGGTGGTACCGCGTTCACAGTTCACCTTGCCGGTGCGGCATTCGGTTATCTGTATCACGCACAGCGGTGGAATTTCAGTTGGTTGGACCCGACTGGCTTTCGGCGGTCACTCAGAACTTCGGTGCGACAGACGAAGTTAAAGATCCATGATCCTGATTCAAAGCTTCAAAAAGAAGAGCAGGAAGTTGATCAGATTCTGGCTAAAATTCATGAGTCGGGTGAAGAGAGTTTGACCCGAGCCGAAAGGCGAACCTTGGAACGCCACAGCCGCCGCCAGCGCGAAATGCGCAACAAATAAAGCCGAATCGCCCCCGCATGAAATCTGAATCTCGCTACCTGTTTGATCGTCGCCAATGGTTATCGGCCACAGCGACCACTGCCTTGGCCGCCAGCCTGGCTAGCCCTTTGCGGAGCTTGGCCGCAAATCACGGCGAGTCGCTGCCATACCTCGATCGATTGGGCCTGCAGCTATACACGGTTCGCAACCAAATGGCGTCCGATCCTCGAGGCACACTCAAGGCGATTGCCGCCGCTGGATATAAACAGGTCGAACTGATGTCGGTTGACC
This is a stretch of genomic DNA from Stieleria sp. JC731. It encodes these proteins:
- a CDS encoding rhomboid family protein codes for the protein MGLYDRDYGRDDELSPWERHQRSQQPKSIAIILLAVTCGAWVLDILTTRNAGGVRVSVIGEWLACYGTTVIHPWYWYQFLTYGFVHDIERPFHILFNMFNLYFFGRALEMRLGRWEFLRFYLASIVFAGILGAVTYWIIGNPNGSFIGASGAVSALLILFVCFDPHAELDLFGAIRVKALWIVAAFLIWNVLGSLQMFSAAGQAGGGTAFTVHLAGAAFGYLYHAQRWNFSWLDPTGFRRSLRTSVRQTKLKIHDPDSKLQKEEQEVDQILAKIHESGEESLTRAERRTLERHSRRQREMRNK
- the moaA gene encoding GTP 3',8-cyclase MoaA: MDQPIKLTDRFGRVHRSLRLSVTDRCNLRCFYCMPAEGATFVPRPTLLTFEEITRIVRLLSERCGIKKLRLTGGEPLVRREITKLVAMLAELESLTELSLTTNAVLLESMAAELRQAGLNRINISLDTLDEATFEKLTRRQGLDKVLRGIDAAIAAGFERIKLNTTAIRGVTEDAIVRLVRFAFDKGVQIRFIEFMPLDAERNWTDQGVLSGDDIRQIIEANFGPMMDCRTDPSQPATDFEVAGYGSIGLIESVSKPFCESCDRIRLTADGSIRNCLFSQDEFPIRDLLRSGASDGELIERFAMAVEGKQPGHGIGEAGFVPPDRPMYSIGG
- a CDS encoding sugar kinase produces the protein MIELRSDAKYSLIIPTSMGIRLTPVDHQPFHCSDTFKMQATSAESNVGSVSSFLGLPVKILTAFVEGSPIARFIKDDLARRHMDYEGPEFVQDNPWGVRHQINMADSGWGSRGPRVQNDRAGEVGRKLNVKDFDLERIFGGEGAKIVHMSGLIAALSEETSQFCLEIARAAKKHNARISFDLNHRASFWVGREEELSAAFKEIASLSDILIGNEEDFQLCLDIEGPEAGGKDIGAKIDGFKEMIGRVKKEYGGATLFATTLREVESANHHHWGAIVSHGDDFVVVEPRSIGVYDRIGGGDGFVGGLLYGVLNGWDAEKSTQFGWATGALAATSATDYGQPADEDQVWSIWKGNARVQR
- a CDS encoding SDR family oxidoreductase yields the protein MNDLFQLNDDVATVIGGTGELGGLMAEAVGSYGAKVAVLGRNAERGNARAQKIIDAGGQAKFFAADGLKAESLDDARKAIADWAGAPTSVLINAAGGNRPEATIPPGGDFCKLPLDAWRDVFDLNLVGGALLPCQIFGQDMIDAGVGSIINIASMSGMIPLSRVVAYSAAKSAVINLTMWLSREWATTGVRVNAISPGFFPAEQNRKLLFNDDGSYTERGGQIIGHTPMGRFGNPDELAGATVWLASRNASSFVTGQNIAIDGGFASVTI